A segment of the Microbacterium luteolum genome:
GACCCTGGTTTCGATTGCGCGAGGTGAAGGCCTCAACTGGTCGAGGATTTCCCTCCGCCAGGGGTCTCGAGTTTCGAGACAAGTGGCAGGGAGGCTCGATCCTGATCGTGTCCACGCGTATGCGATCCTGCCGCGAGATCGAGCAGGCATCGAGGTCGCCGATTTCGCTCGATCTGTAGGGGTCAGCGATGCGGATCGTGTTCTGGGGAAGATCCTTCAAGCGCTGTCCGCAATCTCTGACGGCATTCTCGTGGTCGACGACGACTTAGCACGTCGTGGTGATCCCGGACTCGATGACGTGTCGTTCGTCGACGACAGAGTCATTCGTTGGCTCGACCTGCGCTCAGCTCCCGACGAACTGACACGCCTCATACGAATCGGAGCGTCCGGGTATCCGTTGAACGCGTTCATCTGCGACAACAGCTCTGGTGAGGCGTTTCGCCCCTCAGCCCGCTCGCTGTCCGAATCGGAAGTCGACTTGCTGGCAGGCGAGGTGCGACTCGTCATTCACTCGATCTTCGACGCGGAATCATTCCTGCTTCTCGCCATCGACGACGGAATCGAAGAACTGTTGGAGTCGATCACGTCGTCTGTCGATCCTCCGCCATAAGACGATTCGGGATCGGTGCCCCGAGCGCACCGCTCCAGCACGATGGGTGTGGCTCGCCGCTGATCGGATATATCATCGTCGAATAATGAAGACCTTCGACACGGCGGATGCTGGCGCGCTTCTCCTCGACGCACGCCGCGATGCGGCGTTGACGCAGGCGAAGCTCGCTGAACTCGCGGCGACGAGTCAGCCGAGCATCGCGGCGATCGAGCGAGGCAAGCGTCAGCCCTCTGCGGAGCTGCTGGAGCGGATCCTGCGCGCGGCGGACTACCGGCCGGGTATCGCCCTGGCGCGGTTCGATGCGCCGATCAGGCGCCTCGGCGCGCAGTACGGCATCTCGAACATCCGAGTGTTCGGGTCCGTGTCGCGGGGATCCGACCACTACGGGTCGGACATCGATCTGCTCGTCGACGTGGAACCGAATCGTTCGTACTTCGACATCGGAGGATTCGTCGCCGATGTCGAGGCGCTGACGGGGTTCCCCGTCGACATCGTGGTCGACGGCCCGAGCCGCCCGGCGTTCCTCACCGATGATCAGCTGGTGCCTCTGTGAGCGACCAGCCGGACGATGGGGCTCTGCGCTTCCCGCGATCGTCCCGTGGCGAGTCGGAGGTCGATCGGCGCGAGAACGCACGCGCCAGGTTCCTCGACAGCCTCGAAGACATCGACAGTTATCTGGCTGTAGCGAGGCGTGGGGGACCGGACGAGTTCGAGCCGCGCACTGCGCGCTACGCGGCAGCGAGTCTGGCGATCGTGCGTGTGGCGTCCCTGTTCGAGAACGACGACTTCGCGGTCTACCTGGACAGCGTGCCAGACGGTGCACGTCGGGGCGTCATCGCCACCCGCAACATCGTGGCTCATGCGGGCTACGTAGCCATGGATGACCAACTGTTCTGGCGGACGATCGACGTCGACCTGCCGCCACTTCTCGAACGTCTGCGTGACGCCGAGCACTGAGGTCGCGCGGGCCTCAGCCGAGCATCCGCTCGATCACCTGCGCGACCCCGTCGTCGTCGTTCGACGCGGTCGTCTCGTCGGCGGCGTCCTGCACGACGGCCTCTGCTCCGGCCATCGCGACGCCGTGCCCCGCCCAGCGGAGCATCTCGACGTCGTTGAGCGCATCGCCGAACGCCACGACGTCGGCGCGGTCGATGCCGAGGTGCGCGCAGAGTCGGGCGAGACCCGTGGCCTTCGTGACTCCCTCGGCCATGACCTCGACGAACGGCGCACCCGATAACGTCGCCTCGAAACCGGTGAGGCCGAGGGAGCGCAGGGTGTCGAACAGTGCGGCGGGGGCGAGCTCCGGATGCCGGATCACGAACTTCAGGCTCGGCGCGTCCAGCACCTGCTCCAGCGGCACGCCGCCCATCGTCTTCGGGTCGCGCTTGTGGTCGGAGAGGTCGGCGATCTCGGCGTAGCCGTGCTGCGCCACGAACGTCTCCCCGGCATCGCGCACGCTGGCGAAGAGCAGACCGGGGATGCTGGCGCGCAGCGCCTCGGCGAGCGTGCGGATCGTGTCGGCGGGGAGCTCCTCGGCGAACAGCATCCGTCCGTCGGTCAGGTGCACGGCATACGCCCCGTTGCTGCAGAGCGCCCAGCCGTCGAACGCCGCATCGGCCGCGATCGCGCGCAGACCGATCGGCTGGCGTGCCGTCACCGGGACGACGTGGATGCCGCGCTCACGGGCCGCATCCAGTGCCGCGCGCGTGCGCGGGGAGACGTGGGATGACGAATCGAGAAGTGTGCCGTCGAGGTCGGTGGCGATCAGGCGCATTTCGTCTCGACGTTTCGTCTCGCTTCGCTCGCTCAATGACCGAGAGGCGTCAGGAGAAGATCATCGGCAGGTCGTCGTCGTCTTCGGCCTTGCCGAGATCGAGGTCGACGACGACGGGCACGTGGTCGCTGGGCTGCTCGCCCTTGCGCTCGTTGCGGTGGATCGAGGCGCCGGTGACGGCATCGGCGAACGTGCGCGAACCGAGCACGAAGTCGATGCGGATGCCCTCGTTGCGGGGGAACTTGAGCCGCTGGTAGTCCCAGTACGTGTACCCCTCGGGGAGGAGCGGGCGCACGACGTCGGTCACACCGGCGTCTTCGAACGCGAAGAAGGCGGCGCGCTCCGGCGGCGAGACGTGCGTGGAGCGGCCGACCACGATGTCGGGATCGCCGTTGTCGTGGTCGAAGGGGATGATGTTGAAGTCGCCGACCAGGGCGAGCGGCAGCTCGGGGTTCGCCGCGAGCTCGGCCGCGGTGGAGTTTCGCAGCGCCTCGAGCCAGTGCAGCTTGTACGCGAGGTGCGGATCGTCGAGCGAGCGCCCGTTCGGCACGTACAGGCTCCACACCCGCACACCGTCGACCAGCACGCCCAGCGCGCGGGCCTCGAGCGGAGCATCCGGACCCTCATGGCCCTTCGCGAAGCCCGGCATCCCCTCGAACGCGGTGCGCACGTCGGTGATCGGCAGGCGGCTCGCGATCGCGACACCGTTCCACTGATTCAGGCCGTGCACCTCGACGTGGTACCCGGCCTCTTCGAACGGGCCGTACGGGAACTGCTCCGGCTTGCACTTGATCTCCTGCATCGCCAGCACGTCGATGTCTTCGCGGACGGCGAATTCGACGGTGCGGGTGACGCGGGTGCGGATGGAGTTGACGTTCCAGGTGGCCAAGCGCATGCGACCAGCCTAGTTGCGGGCTCCGACAGCGGCCGCCTGCTCCGCCTTCTTCTCGCGGCGCAGGCCGTGCAGCAGCGGCTCGGTGTATCCGCTCGGCTGCGCCGCACCCTCGACGATCAGTCGCCTCGCGGCTGTGTACGCGATCCCGGGCCGGCCGCCTTCGGGGAAGGCGAGCGGCTCGTACGCGGCATCGCCGGCGTTCTGCGCGTCGACGACCGGTGCCAGGCGCCGCAGGCTGTCGTCGATCTGCGCCTCGGTGATGACGCCGTGCGTGAGCCAGTTGGCCAGCAGCTGGCTGGAGATGCGCAGGGTCGCCCTGTCTTCCATGAGGCCGACGCCGCGGATGTCGGGCACCTTCGAGACGCCGATGCCCTGGTCGATCCAGCGCACGACGTAGCCGAGGATCGACTGCACGTTGTTGTCGATCTCATCGACGACGACCTCGGGCGTGAGGTCGCCCTCTCCGGCGAGCGGCGGCGTGAGCAGCACGTCCAGCGAGGTCTCGTCGACGGCGGGCAGCGTCTCCCGCACGGCGAACGCATCGACCTGGTGGTAGTGCAGCGCGTGCAGGGTCGCCGCGGTCGGCGACGGGACCCAGGCGGTGGAGGCCCCGGACCGCACGTGCGCGATCTTCTTCTCGAGCATGTCGTGCATGAGGTCGGGCTCCGCCCACATGCCCTTGCCGATCTGCGCGCGACCGCCGAGTCCGGCGGCCAGCCCGATCGCGACGTTGCGGGCCTCGTAGGCCGTCATGAACGGCTGCGCCTTGATGCCGGCCTTCGGCAGGAAGGGACCAGCGTGCAGCGACGTGTGGATCTCGTCGCCGGTGCGGTCCAGGAACCCCGTGTTGATGAAGACGACGCGATCGGATGCCGCGGCGATGCAGGCCGCGAGGTTCACGGAGGTGCGGCGCTCCTCATCCATGATCCCGATCTTCATGGCGCGCGCGGGCAGCCCGAGCAGCTGCTCCACGCGACCGAAGAGCTCTGCCGTGAACGCGACCTCCTCCGGACCGTGCAT
Coding sequences within it:
- a CDS encoding antitoxin, whose amino-acid sequence is MSDQPDDGALRFPRSSRGESEVDRRENARARFLDSLEDIDSYLAVARRGGPDEFEPRTARYAAASLAIVRVASLFENDDFAVYLDSVPDGARRGVIATRNIVAHAGYVAMDDQLFWRTIDVDLPPLLERLRDAEH
- a CDS encoding exodeoxyribonuclease III → MRLATWNVNSIRTRVTRTVEFAVREDIDVLAMQEIKCKPEQFPYGPFEEAGYHVEVHGLNQWNGVAIASRLPITDVRTAFEGMPGFAKGHEGPDAPLEARALGVLVDGVRVWSLYVPNGRSLDDPHLAYKLHWLEALRNSTAAELAANPELPLALVGDFNIIPFDHDNGDPDIVVGRSTHVSPPERAAFFAFEDAGVTDVVRPLLPEGYTYWDYQRLKFPRNEGIRIDFVLGSRTFADAVTGASIHRNERKGEQPSDHVPVVVDLDLGKAEDDDDLPMIFS
- a CDS encoding XRE family transcriptional regulator, with the protein product MKTFDTADAGALLLDARRDAALTQAKLAELAATSQPSIAAIERGKRQPSAELLERILRAADYRPGIALARFDAPIRRLGAQYGISNIRVFGSVSRGSDHYGSDIDLLVDVEPNRSYFDIGGFVADVEALTGFPVDIVVDGPSRPAFLTDDQLVPL
- a CDS encoding Cof-type HAD-IIB family hydrolase, which encodes MRLIATDLDGTLLDSSSHVSPRTRAALDAARERGIHVVPVTARQPIGLRAIAADAAFDGWALCSNGAYAVHLTDGRMLFAEELPADTIRTLAEALRASIPGLLFASVRDAGETFVAQHGYAEIADLSDHKRDPKTMGGVPLEQVLDAPSLKFVIRHPELAPAALFDTLRSLGLTGFEATLSGAPFVEVMAEGVTKATGLARLCAHLGIDRADVVAFGDALNDVEMLRWAGHGVAMAGAEAVVQDAADETTASNDDDGVAQVIERMLG